One genomic window of Neisseria sp. oral taxon 014 str. F0314 includes the following:
- a CDS encoding extracellular solute-binding protein produces MKTAVLAALCLSASHAFAAHALSLGQPPKYPAGFKAFDYVNPDAPKGGTFTLPVQGGFDTLNPFTLKGDHEAGTAMLTLDTLMEKSLDEPFTMYGLLAEDAALASDGLSVTFRLNPKAKFHNGDPVLAEDVAYSFKTLTQDKAAAPMYKFYWADVAAVKTPAPRTVVFRFKKRNAELHMILGELPVFSHKSFPKGLEAAANTLPVGSGPYRFAKAEGGRLSEFVRDKGYWARNLPAGRGRYNFDVVRFKYFKDDSVRIEGIKSGQYDFVQENIARNWARAYPADMLKKRGLSKHEWIQHSTAGMQGFVMNMRRKPFDDIRVRRAIVESFDFDNVNSRLFYSTYRRSNSFFTNSDMAAFGKPSGGELALLEPLRAQLPAAVFTENVPEPPKTDPKTGVRPQLLKARALLEQAGYRYRNGRLEDRQGRPLTFEFLSPSKTYERVVAKWQRDLAKIGVGMTVRLADSAVYQKRINGFDFDMTITVYANSESPGNEQFDYFSCASAKTDGSRNLAGVCSPAVETLLKGFGGFKNRREQTTSARALDRVIRHQYIIVPNWFSDRYRVVYRDTLGIPKTLPQYYSPMAWAVGAGWKK; encoded by the coding sequence ATGAAAACCGCCGTCCTCGCCGCACTCTGCCTTTCCGCCTCCCACGCTTTTGCCGCCCATGCCCTGAGCCTCGGCCAGCCGCCGAAATATCCGGCGGGGTTTAAGGCGTTTGATTATGTCAACCCCGATGCGCCCAAGGGCGGGACGTTCACGCTACCGGTGCAGGGCGGGTTTGACACGCTCAATCCGTTCACGCTCAAGGGCGACCATGAGGCGGGCACGGCCATGCTGACTTTGGACACGCTGATGGAAAAAAGCCTGGACGAGCCGTTTACCATGTACGGCCTGTTGGCGGAGGATGCAGCGTTGGCTTCAGACGGCCTCTCGGTTACGTTCCGGCTCAATCCTAAGGCGAAATTCCACAACGGCGACCCCGTGCTGGCCGAAGACGTGGCCTATTCGTTTAAAACGTTGACGCAGGACAAGGCCGCCGCGCCGATGTACAAATTCTACTGGGCGGATGTGGCGGCGGTGAAAACCCCCGCGCCGCGCACGGTGGTGTTCCGCTTCAAAAAGCGCAATGCCGAGCTGCATATGATTCTGGGCGAACTGCCCGTGTTTTCGCACAAAAGTTTCCCGAAGGGGCTGGAAGCCGCAGCCAATACGCTGCCCGTCGGTTCCGGCCCGTACCGTTTCGCCAAAGCCGAGGGCGGCCGCCTGAGTGAGTTTGTCCGCGATAAAGGCTATTGGGCGCGGAACCTGCCGGCGGGCAGAGGGCGTTACAATTTCGACGTGGTGCGGTTCAAATATTTCAAAGACGACAGCGTGCGCATTGAAGGCATCAAGAGCGGGCAATATGATTTCGTGCAAGAGAATATCGCGCGCAACTGGGCGCGCGCCTATCCCGCAGACATGCTGAAAAAACGCGGTCTGAGCAAACACGAATGGATACAGCACAGCACGGCCGGAATGCAGGGCTTCGTGATGAACATGCGCCGCAAACCGTTCGACGACATCCGCGTGCGGCGGGCGATAGTGGAGAGTTTCGATTTCGACAACGTCAACAGCCGCCTGTTTTACAGCACATACCGCCGCAGCAACAGCTTTTTTACCAACAGCGATATGGCGGCGTTTGGCAAGCCGTCGGGCGGGGAACTGGCCCTGCTCGAACCTTTGCGCGCGCAGCTTCCCGCCGCCGTGTTCACGGAAAACGTGCCCGAACCGCCGAAAACCGACCCGAAAACGGGTGTGCGCCCGCAGCTTCTGAAAGCCCGTGCGCTGCTGGAGCAGGCGGGGTACCGCTACCGCAACGGCAGGTTGGAGGACCGGCAGGGCAGGCCGCTGACGTTTGAATTCCTGTCGCCGAGCAAGACTTATGAACGCGTGGTGGCGAAGTGGCAGCGCGATTTGGCGAAAATCGGCGTGGGGATGACCGTGCGGCTGGCCGATTCGGCGGTGTATCAGAAACGGATCAACGGCTTTGATTTCGACATGACGATTACGGTGTATGCCAACAGCGAAAGTCCGGGCAACGAACAATTCGACTATTTCAGTTGCGCGTCGGCGAAAACCGACGGCAGCCGCAACCTTGCCGGCGTATGCAGTCCGGCGGTGGAAACGCTGCTTAAAGGTTTCGGTGGGTTCAAAAACCGCCGCGAACAAACCACTTCGGCGCGGGCACTCGACCGCGTCATCCGCCATCAGTACATCATCGTTCCCAACTGGTTTTCTGACCGCTACCGCGTGGTTTACCGGGACACGCTGGGTATTCCGAAAACCCTGCCGCAATATTACAGCCCGATGGCCTGGGCGGTCGGCGCGGGTTGGAAAAAATGA